In the Candidatus Bathyarchaeota archaeon genome, GAGATTCTTAGAAACCTTCTTGCAGACAGGGATAGAGTAGTCGTGCTGGGTGTCGGAAACACCTTGAGAAGAGACGACGGCTTCGGCGTGTACGTCGCGTCCTCGCTTAAACGGTTTAAACTTAAAGACGTCTTGGTATTAGAGGCGGGGGCTTCTCCGGAGAGCGTTTTAGACGATATTTTAGAGTTTAACCCTTCACACCTCGTTGTAGTCGACTCGGTCGAGATGGGGCGTAGACCCGGAGACCTAGTGGTAGCCGGTTTGGAGAGTATAGCGGATGAGGTCACGGTGTCGACCCATAGGCTACCGATGACCCTGCTCGTGAAGTATCTGAGGCTTATGGGGTTTAAGGGTAGGGTTGTGGTCGTCGGCGTCCAGCCAGGCGACTTATCATTTGGAGAGGGGTTAACCCCAAGGGTTAGAGAGGCAGCCGATATCGTCGTAAATATGTTAAGAAGCGTCTTATCTAACGGAGACTATGGGTAAGAGGTATAATGGTTTATCTAAGAGGCGTTGCGTGTAAAGTATGGGGAGGAACCGTCAGGCTTGGAGGCTCGAAGACCGACGTGGGAGGTCGACGCCGAGATCGAGAGACTCTACAGGCGCAATAGGAGGCTCGCGGACGAGGTTAAGAAAGTCATCTGGAAGTACGCCGACAGGGTTAGACGGGTCAAAGGTGATGGGTTCAAGGTTAAGATCATGAACTTCTGCGGAACCCACGAGTGGACCACCGTACACTACGGTATCAGAAGCCTATTACCGGATAACGTGGAGCTTGTAGCAGGCCCTGGATGCCCGGTGTGTGTAACACCTTCGTTCATCGTAGAACACGCCATAAGGCTATCGCTCGAAGGTGTTAGGGTCTATACCTTCGGCGACTCTTTCAAGCTCCCGGCTGTTAGACCGGTTAAAGGTGTCAGAAACCTCGCCGAGGCTAAGACGGCCGGGGGAGACGTGCAGGTCGTGTATAGCTTCTTGGATGCTTTGAAGGACGTAGCCAATACCCGTCGGGAGTCTGTGTTTCTAGCCATAGGTTTCGAGACCACGGCTCCGGGGTATGCTCTACCGCTTGCCGAGAGGCTTATTCCTAGGGAATTGAGCATCTTATCCGCTTTGAGGCTGACGCCTCCGGCCGCTAGGTACGCGATAGCCGAGGCCGATAGGAGGGGGTTAACCCCGATTAAAGGTATAGTGGCCCCGGGGCATGTATCCGCTATAACAGGCGCTAAGCCCTGGGATGAGCTTTCTAGGGAGCTTAAGATACCTACGGTCGTCTCGGGTTTCGAGCCCATAGACCTACTCATATCGATAGCGGAGATACTGAGGATGATCCTACGCGGCGAAGTCGGGGTGAAGGTCGAATACCGGAGGGTCGTCTCCTGGGAGGGAAACAGGGAGGCCCTCAAGGCTATCTACAGGGTTTTCGAGAAGACCGACGCGGCTTGGAGGGGGATAGGGTTCATAGAGGAGAGCGGTTTAGAGCTTAGAGACAGCTATAGGGGGTTCGACGGGTTCGACAGGTATGGGCTGGAAAAGCCGGATAGGGAGAGCTGGGTCATGGATAACTTGAAGGGATGTAGATGCGCGGAGGTCGTGCTCGGCCTGGTTAAACCCACGGACTGCAAGTTCTTTCTTAAAGGCTGCAGCCCCTCGAAGCCTCTAGGCCCCTGTATGGTGTCCTCCGAGGGCACATGCTCGATATGGGCTAGGTTTGGGGGGTATTTGGACTTGAAGAACCTCTAAGGGGGAGACGTATATGTGTTGGGGTGTTCCGGCTAAGGTTTTGAAGGTCGAGGGTTTCACGGCTCTGGTGGACTTCGGGGGTGGAGTGGAGAAAGAGGTCTTGGTCGCGACCAGTGGTGTTCACAGCGGCGACTACGTTCTGGTCCACGCCGGTGTAATCGTCTCGAAGATACGGAGGGAGGAGGTGGTGAAGATCCTAGACGCGTATAAGGAGATGGCTGTCCAGCTGGCGGTCGAGGAGGGGTTAAAGAGAGAGGATGCCGAGAGATACTATGATGGGATCCTCCGAGACATCCTGGGCGGGGAGGAGGTATGAGTAAGGTAACGTTAGCTCACGGAGCCGGGGGCAGGGAGATGGCTGAACTCTTGGAAGCCCTGATATTCCATAGGGTAGACGAGCCTCTCAAGAAGGTCGAAGGCGGGTTAGGGATAGACCATCCAGACGACGGTGCTTTAATACCTATCGGCGAGGGCAGGTTCTTAGTCGTGTCGACGGATTCGTACACGGTCTCGCCGTTGTTCTTCCCGGGGGGCGATATCGGGAAGCTGGCCGTCTGCGGTTCGATAAACGACGTCCTTATGATGGGCGGTATACCGGTCGCGATGCTTGATACGATAGTCGTGGAGGAGGGGCTCCCGATGCAGACCCTTAACAGCATAGTGGATTCTATGGTCGAAACCCTCAGGAACGAGGGGGTTGCGTTGATAGGTGGAGACTTCAAGGTCATGCCTAAAGGCAGTGTGGACAGGATCGTCGTGACCACGACTTGTATAGGGGTCTCAGAGAACCCGATAATGGATGTGAACCTTGAGCCTGGGGATAGGATAATCGTGTCCGGCTGTCTAGGCGAACATGGGGCGACCATAATGGCTCTGCAACACGGTTTAGAGGCCGAGGCCTCGCTCAAGAGCGACGTAAAGCCTCTGACCCGGCTATTCAAACCCCTGATAGAGAAGTATTCTAAGGTGGTTAAAGCCGCCGGAGACCCTACGAGAGGTGGGTTATCGATGCTTCTCAACGGCTGGGCTAAGTCCACCGGTTTCCTGATAATCGTAGACGAGGCTAAGATACCTATCAGTAAACCCGTTAGGAAATATTCTGAGATGCTCGGGGTCGACCCTCTGCATCTGGCGTCTGAGGGTGTGGCGGTTATAGCCACCGAAGCCGGGTATGCGGATGAGGTCTTAGACTTCGTCAGAGGATTGGGGTTCGAGGACGCGATGATCATAGGCGAGGTCGTCAAGGGTGAAAGGTTTAAGGGTTTGGTAGTCGCTAGGAGCGAGGTGGGGGGGCTGAGGGTTCTAGAGCCTCCCACCGGAGAGCTTGTCCCAAGGATCTGCTAACATGAAGGCTGTTAAGATAACAGTCACGGGGGTCGTTCAGGGGGTAGGTTTCAGACCGTTCGTCTATAGGCTAGCTAGGGATCTCGGGCTGAAGGGCTACGTTAAAAACCTGGGTGGAAGCGAGGTGGAGATAGTCGTCGAAGGCCCTTCCAGCAAGGTCGAGGAGTTCGTCGCAAGGATTCGAAGCGATAAACCGCCTCCCGCCGAGATCCAGAGCTTAACCGTGAAGCCTACAGGCGGTGGGTTTAGGGAGTTTAAGATAGAGCCTAGCGGTAGGTCCCGTAGAGCATACTCTATGATACCGCCTGACATAGGGATATGCAGAGACTGTCTAGCGGAGGTTTTAGACCCCAAGGACAGGAGGTACATGTACCCCCTTAACAGCTGCGCCTGGTGTGGGCCTAGGTTCTCCATGATGGAAGATATACCCTACGACAGGGGGAACACAAGCATGAGAGACTTCCCGATGTGCACCGACTGTCTTAGGGAGTATAGAGACCCCGACGACATCAGGAGGTTTCACGCCCAGGGAAACTGCTGCCCGGTCTGCGGGCCGAGGGTGTGGCTTGAGGATAGAAACGGTGTCGTGATTAACCGGGAGAACCCGGTCTTGGAGGCTTCGAGGCTCGTCGAGGAGGGATATATCCTAGCCGTCAAGGGGCTGGGTGGGTTCCACATAGCCTGTCTAGCCACGGACGACGACATCGTCTTGAGGCTTAGAACCAGAAAGAGGAGGCCTGAGAAGCCTTTTGCCCTGATGGCTTTAAACCTCGAAACCGCTAGGAGGATCGCGTATATCTCGGAGGAGGATGCACGGCTCCTCGAGTCGCCTATCAGACCGATCCTTCTACTCCCCGAGAGGGAGGATAGCCCCGTTTCGAGACATGTGGCTCCGGGCCTATCCATGCAGGGTATAATGCTACCCTACACGGCGCTCCACTACATGCTCCTCTCCAACGTTGGAGACGGCTTCCTGATAATGACGAGCGGCAACGAGAGGGGTGAACCGATGTGCACAGGCAACCGGGAGGCCAGGGTTAAGCTCAGGGGGTTTGTCGACTACTTCCTCATGCACGACAGGAGGATCGTTAACCGGGTAGACGACAGCGTCGTCAGGAGAACCGGTGGATTCTACACGGTGATAAGAAGGGGGAGGGGATACGCTCCGAGGTGGGTTAGGCTACCGTTTAGACTTCCAAGCCCTGTGGTCGCCTTAGGGGCGCACTACCAGAACACCGGATGCCTAGCCTTCGAGGACATAGCTATTCCAACCCAGTTCGTGGGGGATATGGATAACCTATCCTCTCTAGCGGAGCTTGAGAGAGCGGTCAGCTTTCTCCTAAAGACCTATAGAATCGACTTATCCGACGTCGTCGTGGCGGTCGATAAGCATCCCAGATACCTAAGCCGACTGCTGGCCGAGAAGTGGATTGAAACCTATGGCTGTAGGCTTGTGGAGGTTCAACACCACCACGCCCACGCTGCGTCGGTCATGGTGGAGCTGGGTGTCAAAGACTCGGAGATGGTGGCCGTCACCCTAGACGGTGCAGGATACGGCGACGACGGAACGGTTTGGGGTGGAGAGGTTCTCATAACCGGATACGGAGCCTACACAAGGTTCGGTCATCTAGAGCAGGTGCCGATGCCGGGTGGAGATAGGGCTACGGAGTACCCCGTCAGGATGCTCATGTCCATACTATCCAGGTTCATGCCGGTGGAGGAGGTTAGAGAGTTCATAGTCGGTAGGGGCCTTCACAAGGGGCTACCCTACGGAGCTGAGGAGGCCGACGCCGTGCTCTCCCTCCTCGAGAGAGGCGATGCACCCCTGACCTCGAGCCTAGGGAGGGTTTTAGACTCCGCCTCAGCGCTTCTAGGGATATGCTTCAAGAGGACCTATGAGGGGGAGCCGGCTATCAAGCTAGAGGCAACCTCGAGCAGAGCTAAGCCCATAGACCTGCTCGAGCCCAGGGTTTCCAGGTCGAAGCCCCTCGTCCAAACCCACAGGATCTTCGAGGAGCTTTTGGAGAAGCTCGATAGGCCCCGTGAGCAGCTTGCCTACAGCGTTCAGAGGGCGTTGGGGTTATCCATCGGAGAGCTCGCGGTCATGGCCTCCAAGGGGAGGGGCGTCGATAGGGTCCTCGTATCCGGGGGCGCGGCTGTGAACACCGTGATATTCGAAGCCATCAGGGAGAAGGCTGAGGAGGCAGGGCTTAAGGCATACGTCAACACCGTGGTTCCGGCCGGAGACGGCGGGGTCTCCCTAGGTCAGGCGGCGGTAGCCGGTTTCAGGGTTTTGGAAAGCCTCCTATAGTCTTTCGAAGTATGGTAGAACCTTCTCGGCGTACAGCTTCAACCCCTCCGTCGTGTCTTCGAGGGGCATGAAGTGCAGTACGAAGTGTGTGACCCCGTTTTCGACGTATTTGGCTATCGTGTCTATGCACTTGTCCGGCGAGCCGACGGTGGCTCCGTAGCGGACCACTATACCCTTAGGGAGATGAACCTCGGTGTCGTACTCGGCGACCTTCTCAGCCGGGTTGCCGAACCACCTTTCGAGGGACCGTCTAGCCTTCTCCAAGGCTCTATCGGGGTCTGGGTCTATGCTCGTGTACATCTCCATCGCCACAGTTAAGCCCCTACCGAGCATGTCGAACCTATCCATCCTATACTTGAGGTCTTCGAGCCTCAGAGGGGGAGCTAGCCATCCGTCGAGCCTAGCGTTCATGAACCCCTCGATGGCCTTCAACCCCACGGCTCCAAACCACATCGGCGGCCTAGGTTTCTGCAGGGGCTTAGGCTTGACCTCGCAGCCCTCGACGCGGTGGTACCTGCCCCTGAAGTACACCTTATCCATCGTCCAGCATCTACGGATTATCTCGACGGCTTCTAGGGTTTCCCTAAGCCTCTCCGCGAGGGGTCTCCAGACGTAGCCGAAGCTCACGAACTCGTCTCTACGCCACCCCGCCCCCACACCCAGGATAAGCCTCCCACCGGAGACCACGTCTAGGGTGGCGGTCATCTTAGCCATTAAAGCAGGGTTTCTGAACGGTAGGCATGCTACTGAAAAGCCTAGTTTAACGCGTCTCGTGGCCTGCGCGAGGGCCGAGAGGAGTGTGGAGCTTTCGAGCATGTCGATGCTCGGCTCGCCTAATCTTTGGACGGAGTCGAAGCCCATCAAGTGATCCGGAGCCCACACGGATGCAAAGCCGAGCTTCTCCGCCGTTAAAGCGGATTCTAGACACAGCTCCCATAGCTCCCTACCGACCTTGACCCTGCTGAAGGTGGGAAGGTAGACCCCAAACTCCGCTTTCATAGCGAACCACAGAAACCTATTTAGCTAGGAGACATATAAATCGACTACGCCGTTCCAGGCGACATCGATATTACCCGTGCTAATAACTCGATGCAGATAAGAAGTCGTTCCACGACCCCCTCCCTCTATAGTTTTTCCATGATAAATTACCTCAGGTAATTCTCCTAGAATTCAACCCTATAATGTTCCTCTATGAGGCTTAAACGCATCCTTGCCTATTCTATCCTGGGATACGTTAACGTATGTCTATCGGCTTTAATCTTAAATAGTAGTCTTGCTTTGGATTACAATTGGGTGAGCTATTTGGGTAGGCTCGTTAACGTGTCTGTTAAGGTTCCTGAGGAGGTTAGGAGGCTGATGAGGAGGGTCGATGTGAACTGGAGCGAGTACCTTAGGAAGGTCATAGAGGCTAAGGTCAGGATGGAGCTTGCCAAGGAAGCTGTGAGGAGGCTGGATGAGATCCGTGGAAGAGCGGGCAAGGTGCCTACGGAGGAGGTCGTGAGATGGATAAGGGAGGACAGGGAGAGAAGCCCAAGGTAGTCGTCGACGCCAGCGTAGTGGCTAAGTGGTTCATCCCCGGGGAGCCCTGGGAGACTGAGGCCAGGACCCTTGAGGAGAAGATAGCCTCCGGAGATGTGGAAGCATATGCACCTTTACTACTTCTCTACGAGGTGGCATCCGTCGTATTAAAGTCCATATCTAGAGGAGCCTTAAAGGTTGACGACGGAGTCCAAGCCTTAGAGGCGCTAAGCCAGTTAGGCCTAAACATCCAAGCAACAAGCTGGGACGACCTAGTAGAGACCCTACGCATAGCCACAGCCTCAAAGCTAACCGTATACGACTCGACTTACCTCCATCTCTCCAAAAAGATGGACGCACCACTAATCACAGCCGACAACCAGCTAAAACAGAGGGGGCAGAACATAGCTAAGATTATCCTCCTCGACGAAGTACACGAAAACCTCTTCAGAGACAAAGCGTAGCTAGGATATTTATACTCACCCTCCGGTAATCTTCCGGCTCGGTTTAGATAAACGGTCGTTAGCTAACGACCTCGGGTCTATGGCTTTAAGCCCTGCCACCGTTTGGTAAGCCTGGTCGACCGATACTATGGTCCTATCGTATGACAACGCCGACGCTGCGTGAAGAGAGTCGAAGTAGCTTAGACGGTAGCGTTCTCTAAGCCTCGAAGCCTCTATGAGGATGCTCGAGGTTAGAGGAGCCTCTCCGAGGTTCGGAATCCTTCTGAAGGACTCGACGTCTTCACGTATGACATTCTCATTGTAGCCTCTAGACCTAAGCACGAGCTCATACTCCATATACGCCGACGCCGGTATAACTACGTTTTTAAGCTCACCCTCAGCGATCTTCTCGAAGACCGCTACCGCTGTTCTATGAAGCTCATCTGAGACGTTAACGAATGCTATAAGCATATCAAGCTCTATCAGAGGCATTCAATTCCCCCGCTAACAGCCTATCAGCCTTTTCCTCGACATTCTCATACGTGAGACCTACGTCTCTATACTTACCCACCAAAGCCCTGATAGGGTTTTTAAGAACCTTAACCCTCACCACCTTCAGATTCTCGTCTACCTCCCACAAAAGCATGTCGCCCTCCTCGACGCCTAAAGCCCTCCTAACCCTGACAGGGACGTTCGTCAACCCCTTTTTAGACACCTTACTTACGGCCATAAATATCTAAGAAGATAGCGAATACTTAGAAAAATATAAGATTTTCTATACTTCCTAGGAATTCTTAGATAATTGACCTACTCTTAGCCTGAGGCTTGAGGGCTTTCACCCTGTAAGCCATTTAAGCTCTTCGAAGACCTCGTCTAGGTCTGTCGAGAACAGTCCTATCGCGTAGTCACCTACACCCCCTACCCACAGGAGCCTATCCTGATATACTAGAAGCCCGTCGCCGAATATCACTAGAATCCTGTCGCCGTATGTTTCGACCAGACCCTTCGAGGCTAGTAGATAATTGCTTAGAGCCAGGAGCCTACCGGTCTCGTCGACCAAGGCTAGGCCGTTTCTGTAAGATAGGTCGTCCTTCAAGACGGCATGCCAGCCCACAAGATACTCGTTACTCGAGACCTTAACAGTGTTAGTGGACCAACCGATTTTAAGCTCCCAATCCTCAAACCCTAGAACCGGCTGAAGAGTCTCGCCTATTATGACTCCGTCATGGAGAGAAGCCTTGCACCGCCAGCATATGTTTAAACCGTCGACCTCAGGTCTAGTTAGAATCGTGCATTCGTCTACATCCACATCCACGAACGCACTATCCTTGTTCGACCTCGGTAGGAGGAATTCGTCTCCGAAGCGTATGCGAAAGTAGAGCCTCCGCTTAACCTCGTACGTCTCGTCTAGTATAGCCAGCCCTAACACGTCTCTACGCTTAAACCGTCCATACATGTAGACTTGGTTCAGAAGCTCTTCGAACGGCTCTACCGACGCGTCTCGTAAACTCGTCCGACCCAGTAACCTAGACAGCTGCGTCACATAGTCCGATGATGAAAGTCTCCCTAGGTAGTAGCCCTTCCCCGTGTAAAGCACGTATACTTCGCCGTCTCTTAGAAGAGTCCTAGGGTCTTCGACCCCTAGGAACTCCCAGATGCTCTGGGGCCAAAGCACTATCCGTGTCTCTATAGGCTTCGGCACATCACCGTTTAAGACGGACTCGATGTCGAGTTCGAAGACTCCTATGCTCGAAACATACTTATAGTAGTCGAATATGAGCCTGGGGAAAACCTTGAGCCTTTTGCCTACCAAAAGCGCTCCTGGATTGAACGCTACGAGGGGCTTAGACCGGATATAGTTTGAAACAATCAGGTCGCTGGGGGCTATGTAGCATAATCTCTCAAACACGTCTTTAAGCTCGGGTTTCCTCACGCCTCTATGGTTATGTAGAAAGCGTCTCTGCATCTCAACCAGGTGTTCGTAGGGTTTCATGCCCATTAGAGGCTTTGAATGGATTGGTATTAACCTTATCGGTACATCGGTATGTAGGGTCTAGAAAAAGATTATATCCCTGAGTCAGATCCATAGGATATCGGGAACCGCCTAGATTATAGGTGGACGTTCATGGTTAAAGTCAAGCTGGAGAACCTTACTAAGAGGTTCGGTAAAGTCGTAGCGGTCGATAACCTAAACCTCGACATCAAGGACGGGGAGTTCGTCGCCCTCCTAGGCCCCTCTGGATGCGGGAAGAGCACGACCTTGCTCATGATCGCGGGTATCTACAAGCCGACGTCGGGGTACATATACTTCGACGACGAGGTGGTGAACGATCTACCGCCTAGAGAGAGGAACGTAGGCATGGTCTTCCAGAGCTACGCATTATACCCGCACATGAGCGTCTTCGACAACATAGCCTTCCCGCTGAAGATAAAGAAAGCCCCTAGGGCTGAGATCGAGAAGAAGGTGCGTGAGGTCGCTAGGCTCCTACGGATAGAAGAGCTTCTAGACAGACGGCCGGCTCAGCTAAGCGGTGGTCAGATGCAAAGGGTCGCGTTAGCCAGGGCTCTGGCTAAGGAGCCTAACCTGTTTCTGATGGACGAGCCTCTGAGCAACCTAGACGCTAAGCTCAGGATCTTGATGAGGACCGAGCTTAAGAGGCTTCAGAAGGAGCTGGGTATAACGACGATCTACGTGACCCACGACCAGGTCGAGGCTATGACGATGGCTGATAGGATAGCTCTACTCAACGAGGGGAGGCTTCAGCAGGTCGGTAGCCCCGACGACCTATACCATAAACCCAGCAACATGTTCGTCGCCGGTTTCATAGGAAGCCCACCTATGAACTTCATCGAAGGCTCCTTGGAGGAGCGGGAGGGGAAGATCGTCTTCACGTCTGAAGAGCTGACGGTGGAGCTTCCGGCCGATATAGCCGATGTCTTGAAGGACCGGGTTTCCGAGGATGTCGTGTTGGGCGTTAGACCTGAAGACATAATCGTGGGCTGTGAAAGAGGGTTTAAGGCTTTGGTCTACGTGGTCGAGCCTCTTGGGAAGGATACGATAGTCAACTTGAAGGTCGGTGGCCTTATAATCAAGGCCGTCGTGTCAGGGGTTAAATATAACATCAACGACGTGGTCAACGTATCGTTTAACTTAGATAAAGTTCACATATTCAGCCGTAAAAACGGTGAGGCCCTAGTCTAAATGGGTTTATCCCTTCACTGCTCCTACAAGCTGGAGTTTAAGCAACGTCTTCTGGGTTAACGCGTAGAACACGAGTATAGGTATCATGTAGAACAACGCCACCGCGGCGAGTAAACCCCAGTCGACGAATACGAACTCCCCTATGACGCTGTATAGGAAAACGGAGATCGGGTAGAACTCCCTCCTCTTGATGTACGTGTAAGCCAGCAGGAACTCGCCCCAGCCACCCATGAAAGAGAATATGGCCACGGCGGATATACCCGGAGTTATGATCGGGAGTAGAATCTTTCTCCACGTCTGAAACCTAGAGCACCCGTCGACCATAGCGGCCCACTCAAGCTCCCAAGGTATCCCGTCGAAGAAGCCCTTGAGGATCCACGTATCCATCGGAGCCCCTAACCCGGCTTTGACCAAGGCGACACCTATCAGGGTGAGAATTCCCTTACCGTAGAGACCCAGCCGGTTGAGTATGTAGAACAGCGCGATCAAGAGTATGACGCCTGGGAAAGCGTGAAGCGCCACTATAAGCTTCATAGTAGCCACCCTGCCAGGGAACTTCATCCTCGAAAGCGCATACCCCGCTAGGGCGGCTACAGGGATCTCGAACGCCACCGTTCCGACCGCGAGTATCAGGGAGTTACCTACTATAGGCCATATATTCGGATACTCAGACAGCCCGAACCGTATCGGATGCCATAGAAACCTGAAGTTTTCAAGCGTGAAGCCTCTGGGGATTAGCCCTGAGGTTGGGCCTTCGCTGAAGCTTTGGACGACCAACCACGCGATCATGCTCAGTATCGGGATGAGCGGTATCAGAAGCACAGAATACACTATGACGTATTTCAGCAGGTTCATGAGCTTCGCCTTTCTTATAGCCGCCCTGTATCTGGATTTCTTAGACGGCATACTCCTCTACACCTCCACCTTCGAAGGCTGCATCATCCTCTCAAACCCGAAGACCTTGAAGAATATGAAGATGAATATCAGACCTATGATCACGAGGAATATCGAGAGAGCTGCCCCATACCCGTACTCAGACGCGTAGAATGCTTTCGAATATGCGTATAACGCCCAGACCTCAACCTCCGCAGCCCTAGCGACCCCAGCTCCTCCGGCCCAGAGCGCGAGTATATGCTCGTAGGAGGATATCAGGCTGAGGCATTGCCAAGACGTTACGAAGAATATGGGCCACTTAAGCAGCGGTAGGATTATGTGCCGGCACACCTGCAAGTCCGTAGCCCCGTCTGCTATAGCCGCGTGGAATATGTCTCTTGGTATGGACGTTATGGCGGCGGAGTATATTATCATGCCGAAAGACGCCCCCACGTAGCCGTTCACGGCTATCATGAGTATCTGAGAGTAGGGAGGTGTTAGAAGCCAATCCCTCGGGGTGGGTAACCCGAGCAACCCTAGAAAAGTGTTCAAGAGACCTATGTTAGGGTCTATGAACCACCTCCATAGGAGCGCGTAGATCACCGCGGGTGTTATCCTAGGTATGAGCCACGCGAGTCTTATAGCCATGGAGATAGGCTCCTTCTTGATGAAGTACGTGGTGAAGATGGCTAACACGAGGCTGAAGAACGCGTTTATCGCTAGGACGGAGGATACATACAGCACGGTTACGTAGATCGTGTCTACGACCCGTATATCACGGGTGAATATCCTTACGAAGTTATCAAGCCCTATGAACTGCATATTCGTTATGGTCCACTGGGTCTTCGTGAAAGCCATATACGTGGTTATACCCACAGGGGCAAACCACATGACGCTTATCAATATGAAGAAGGGAGACATGAAGAAGAAAGGAAGTACCTTACCCGACACACCCCTAGGTATGTACCGTTTAACCCTCTTGAGGAAACCTGTTAAACTTAAAAAAATGGGGGATTCTCTTACGTACCTCTTCATCCGGCTTCACTCTCGGACTATAAGGTCTTCTCCAAGCTCAGCCTGCGCCGCGTTCACCAGGCTCTCGACGGCCTCATCGGGGGTTAAAGTGCCCTTCTCAACCTTAACCAGGTGCTCTAGGAGCATGTCTTTCAGGATACCCCACTTCGGGTGGAGTATCGGCTTGCTCATACCGTATTTGGCCACGAAGGTGCTCACCTTGTATAGGAAGCCACCCTTCTCCACGAACGGCGGGTAGTTCAGGGTCGAATAGCGAACCGGTAGGTGGCTGCTGGTCAAGGCGTGGTCCGTGTCATACGGCGGTATCGTTGCGAAGTAGCATATGAGGAACGCCAGCTCAGGATACTTAGACTGGCTGCAGATGTAGTATTTCCACGGTCCCGTCGTCACACCGGCCTTTCCACCCTTCTCCAGCGCCGGGTACAAGCCGAAGCCTACGTTTTCCCACAAGTAAGATTCTGGTACAGCTCCCAGCGTCTCATGGTACTCAACCTTCTGCCATTCACCCCAGTGCCAGCTACCGCCGAGCCAGAACAACACTCTACCGTTGACGAAGCCCATGTGGATCTCCCTCCAGCTCGTCCCTATCATCGTATCCGGAAGCACTTTATCGACCTGCGCCAGCGTGTAGAACAGCGTAAACATATCCTTTAAGGCCGACTTGTCCAAGACAAGCTTACCCGTCTCCACGTCGTAGAAATCTCCGCCAGCCAGGTAGTACGGTATCTCCAGGCTTGTACCCCAGTTGGGTCTATGGAAGAAGCCCCATTGGACAAGCCCTTTCTCCATCGCCTCCTCAGCGACCTCCGCTAAGTCGTACCAGGTGATCTCGCCCTTCGCTATCTTGTCAGGTAGGGCCTCTATCTCCTCTTCACTCCATCCAAGCTGTCTCAACACATCCTTTCTGAAGTAGAATACCTGGCTTGCGACGTCTTGGGGCACACCCCACATCTTACCCTTGTATTTGACAGCATCCCAGAGGTACTCGGGAATATCTGCTAAAAGGTCCTTATACTTCCCATAGTACTCGTCGACCGGTATGATCCAACCAGCCTCCGCGGCTTCCACCATATCTATGCCGGATATGATATCAGGAGCCTCGCCAGCTTCAAAAGCACTGGCGAACTTACTCTTCCAGGCCCCCCAGTCAGACACGTGCTCATAGTAGGAATCCATCTCTATCGTGACGTTAAGACCCACCCCTTTCAGAAGCGTCTCGAGGAGCTTAGCCGCCCTCTTGAGGTTCTCAGCCCTATAATAGTCTACGGGCGACCCT is a window encoding:
- a CDS encoding carbohydrate ABC transporter permease; the protein is MPSKKSRYRAAIRKAKLMNLLKYVIVYSVLLIPLIPILSMIAWLVVQSFSEGPTSGLIPRGFTLENFRFLWHPIRFGLSEYPNIWPIVGNSLILAVGTVAFEIPVAALAGYALSRMKFPGRVATMKLIVALHAFPGVILLIALFYILNRLGLYGKGILTLIGVALVKAGLGAPMDTWILKGFFDGIPWELEWAAMVDGCSRFQTWRKILLPIITPGISAVAIFSFMGGWGEFLLAYTYIKRREFYPISVFLYSVIGEFVFVDWGLLAAVALFYMIPILVFYALTQKTLLKLQLVGAVKG
- a CDS encoding LLM class flavin-dependent oxidoreductase; this encodes MKAEFGVYLPTFSRVKVGRELWELCLESALTAEKLGFASVWAPDHLMGFDSVQRLGEPSIDMLESSTLLSALAQATRRVKLGFSVACLPFRNPALMAKMTATLDVVSGGRLILGVGAGWRRDEFVSFGYVWRPLAERLRETLEAVEIIRRCWTMDKVYFRGRYHRVEGCEVKPKPLQKPRPPMWFGAVGLKAIEGFMNARLDGWLAPPLRLEDLKYRMDRFDMLGRGLTVAMEMYTSIDPDPDRALEKARRSLERWFGNPAEKVAEYDTEVHLPKGIVVRYGATVGSPDKCIDTIAKYVENGVTHFVLHFMPLEDTTEGLKLYAEKVLPYFERL
- a CDS encoding ABC transporter ATP-binding protein, which codes for MVKVKLENLTKRFGKVVAVDNLNLDIKDGEFVALLGPSGCGKSTTLLMIAGIYKPTSGYIYFDDEVVNDLPPRERNVGMVFQSYALYPHMSVFDNIAFPLKIKKAPRAEIEKKVREVARLLRIEELLDRRPAQLSGGQMQRVALARALAKEPNLFLMDEPLSNLDAKLRILMRTELKRLQKELGITTIYVTHDQVEAMTMADRIALLNEGRLQQVGSPDDLYHKPSNMFVAGFIGSPPMNFIEGSLEEREGKIVFTSEELTVELPADIADVLKDRVSEDVVLGVRPEDIIVGCERGFKALVYVVEPLGKDTIVNLKVGGLIIKAVVSGVKYNINDVVNVSFNLDKVHIFSRKNGEALV
- a CDS encoding type II toxin-antitoxin system VapC family toxin, which codes for MDKGGQGEKPKVVVDASVVAKWFIPGEPWETEARTLEEKIASGDVEAYAPLLLLYEVASVVLKSISRGALKVDDGVQALEALSQLGLNIQATSWDDLVETLRIATASKLTVYDSTYLHLSKKMDAPLITADNQLKQRGQNIAKIILLDEVHENLFRDKA
- a CDS encoding AbrB/MazE/SpoVT family DNA-binding domain-containing protein; the protein is MAVSKVSKKGLTNVPVRVRRALGVEEGDMLLWEVDENLKVVRVKVLKNPIRALVGKYRDVGLTYENVEEKADRLLAGELNASDRA
- a CDS encoding glycosidase; its protein translation is MKPYEHLVEMQRRFLHNHRGVRKPELKDVFERLCYIAPSDLIVSNYIRSKPLVAFNPGALLVGKRLKVFPRLIFDYYKYVSSIGVFELDIESVLNGDVPKPIETRIVLWPQSIWEFLGVEDPRTLLRDGEVYVLYTGKGYYLGRLSSSDYVTQLSRLLGRTSLRDASVEPFEELLNQVYMYGRFKRRDVLGLAILDETYEVKRRLYFRIRFGDEFLLPRSNKDSAFVDVDVDECTILTRPEVDGLNICWRCKASLHDGVIIGETLQPVLGFEDWELKIGWSTNTVKVSSNEYLVGWHAVLKDDLSYRNGLALVDETGRLLALSNYLLASKGLVETYGDRILVIFGDGLLVYQDRLLWVGGVGDYAIGLFSTDLDEVFEELKWLTG
- a CDS encoding PIN domain-containing protein, translated to MPLIELDMLIAFVNVSDELHRTAVAVFEKIAEGELKNVVIPASAYMEYELVLRSRGYNENVIREDVESFRRIPNLGEAPLTSSILIEASRLRERYRLSYFDSLHAASALSYDRTIVSVDQAYQTVAGLKAIDPRSLANDRLSKPSRKITGG